The following coding sequences are from one Gammaproteobacteria bacterium window:
- the ftsZ gene encoding cell division protein FtsZ — MFELSEGSPHSAIIKVIGIGGGGGNAVEHMMQENIDGVEFICANTDAQALKRSSAQVILQLGEEITKGLGAGADPEIGRKAAEENRERIHELLAGSDMVFITCGMGGGTGTGAAPVFAQVAKELGILTVAVVTKPFAFEGKKRLLVADHGIQSLSQNVDSLITIPNNKLLTVLGKNITLLNAFKVANNVLLGAVQGIAELITRPGLINVDFADVRTVMSEMGMAMMGTGVSAGENRAKEAAEAAISSPLLEDIDITDARGVLVNITAGLDMSIGEFEAVGDVIKSFASENATVVVGTVIDPEMTDELRVTVVVTGLGKGSQGAKSAVEPQVKLIESTKNDGTMDYHNLERPAVIRKQPAAPKVAMELGAKDIDYLDIPAFLRRQEED; from the coding sequence ATGTTTGAACTATCTGAGGGTTCTCCGCACAGTGCAATCATTAAAGTCATAGGGATAGGCGGAGGCGGTGGTAACGCAGTTGAACACATGATGCAAGAAAACATCGATGGTGTTGAATTTATCTGCGCTAACACTGATGCTCAGGCACTGAAAAGATCAAGTGCCCAAGTGATTTTACAACTTGGGGAAGAAATCACTAAAGGTTTAGGCGCAGGCGCCGATCCTGAAATAGGTCGAAAAGCCGCAGAAGAAAATCGTGAGCGGATTCATGAGTTACTTGCGGGTTCGGATATGGTATTTATTACCTGCGGCATGGGTGGTGGCACTGGCACGGGAGCAGCGCCCGTATTTGCTCAAGTGGCCAAAGAATTAGGCATACTGACTGTGGCGGTTGTTACTAAGCCATTTGCATTTGAAGGAAAAAAACGTTTATTAGTGGCCGATCATGGCATACAAAGTTTATCGCAAAATGTAGATTCACTCATTACCATCCCCAATAACAAATTATTGACGGTTCTTGGTAAAAACATCACTTTACTCAATGCCTTCAAGGTTGCCAATAATGTATTGCTAGGTGCGGTACAGGGTATTGCCGAACTCATTACACGCCCTGGATTGATTAACGTCGACTTTGCTGACGTTCGCACGGTGATGTCTGAAATGGGTATGGCGATGATGGGCACCGGTGTCAGTGCTGGCGAAAATCGCGCTAAAGAAGCAGCGGAGGCTGCCATCTCCAGTCCGCTATTGGAAGACATTGATATTACTGATGCGCGTGGCGTATTGGTTAATATCACAGCAGGTTTAGATATGTCTATTGGTGAGTTCGAGGCTGTTGGCGATGTCATTAAGTCTTTTGCCTCAGAAAACGCTACTGTTGTAGTAGGCACAGTGATTGATCCTGAGATGACAGACGAGCTGCGTGTGACGGTGGTTGTGACCGGGTTGGGTAAAGGTAGCCAAGGTGCTAAATCTGCAGTAGAACCGCAGGTAAAGCTGATAGAAAGTACTAAAAATGACGGCACGATGGATTACCATAATTTAGAGCGTCCCGCTGTTATACGCAAGCAGCCGGCTGCTCCCAAAGTAGCGATGGAATTAGGCGCTAAAGATATTGATTATTTGGATATACCCGCATTTTTACGGCGTCAGGAAGAAGATTAA